In the genome of Candidatus Methylomirabilota bacterium, one region contains:
- a CDS encoding sigma-70 family RNA polymerase sigma factor: MDGRRGDDGDLLDRLRRGDPRAFEALVIAYQHRVFGVALRMLRNRAEAEEVAQEVFLRVHRAIASFRGEAKLSTWLYAIASRLCLNRLATGERRLAREGEESLERLRADADPAAQVERAELEAALQRAIDELPGERRIVVVLRDVEGLAYEEIAEVLELPLNTVRSRLHRARMDLKEKLERFL, from the coding sequence ATGGACGGGCGCCGTGGCGATGACGGGGATCTCCTGGACCGGCTCCGGCGGGGCGACCCGCGGGCCTTCGAAGCCCTCGTGATCGCCTATCAGCACCGCGTCTTCGGCGTGGCGCTCCGGATGCTCCGCAACCGCGCCGAGGCGGAGGAGGTGGCGCAGGAAGTCTTCCTCCGGGTCCATCGCGCGATCGCCAGCTTCCGGGGCGAGGCGAAGCTCTCGACCTGGCTCTACGCGATCGCCTCGCGCCTCTGCCTGAACCGGCTCGCCACGGGCGAGCGCCGGCTGGCGCGGGAGGGGGAAGAGTCGCTCGAGCGCCTGCGCGCCGACGCCGACCCGGCGGCGCAGGTCGAGCGCGCGGAGCTGGAGGCGGCGCTCCAGCGCGCGATCGACGAGCTGCCCGGCGAGCGGCGCATCGTGGTCGTGCTGCGCGACGTCGAGGGCCTGGCCTACGAGGAGATCGCCGAGGTGCTCGAGCTGCCGCTCAACACGGTGCGCTCGCGGCTGCACCGGGCGCGGATGGACCTCAAGGAGAAGCTGGAGCGGTTCCTATGA
- a CDS encoding zf-HC2 domain-containing protein, protein MTCHDARELFSAHLDDALPASERVALDAHLAGCAECRRELERLRGTVALLHAVEPARAPAGFVDRVLAATRPAPWYRRLARAVLLPWPVKLPLEAAAIVLVGVAVALVWRTPEMQRTPRVAAPTGVSETPLRDVQPAMPPPPAAAPARPATPSPLAQSELPRVAAQPAPAAEPKARNKATEVEAPKSLYAPAPTGPREESAPKRDAEERVLGIRRTLPGARPPDVKSAPGDFPTVAKTAPFAPPRADIAGRLAVGNRDAAERALTQLLARVGGRELGRRAAPGGAVVDLALPRAAFPDFVRGLEAIGRWQPGEVPAELPSEVRVEVRIGD, encoded by the coding sequence ATGACCTGTCACGACGCGCGTGAGCTCTTCTCGGCGCACCTCGACGATGCGCTCCCCGCGTCCGAGCGCGTGGCGCTCGACGCTCACCTGGCGGGCTGCGCCGAGTGCCGGCGCGAGCTCGAGCGCCTCCGCGGCACGGTCGCGCTCCTCCACGCCGTGGAACCGGCGCGCGCGCCGGCGGGCTTCGTGGACCGCGTCCTCGCCGCCACGCGTCCGGCGCCCTGGTACCGGCGGCTCGCGCGCGCGGTGCTCCTCCCCTGGCCGGTGAAGCTGCCGCTCGAGGCCGCCGCCATCGTGCTCGTGGGCGTCGCCGTCGCGCTCGTGTGGCGAACGCCGGAGATGCAGCGGACGCCGCGCGTCGCGGCCCCGACCGGCGTCAGCGAGACACCGCTGCGTGACGTCCAGCCCGCGATGCCGCCGCCGCCTGCGGCCGCGCCGGCGCGACCCGCGACGCCGAGCCCGCTGGCTCAATCCGAGCTGCCGCGAGTCGCGGCCCAGCCCGCGCCGGCGGCCGAACCCAAGGCGCGCAACAAGGCGACCGAGGTCGAGGCTCCGAAGAGCCTCTACGCGCCCGCGCCCACGGGTCCGCGCGAGGAGAGCGCGCCGAAGCGCGACGCCGAGGAGCGCGTGCTCGGGATCCGGAGGACGCTCCCGGGCGCGCGGCCGCCCGACGTGAAGTCGGCGCCCGGCGACTTCCCGACCGTGGCGAAGACAGCTCCCTTTGCTCCGCCGCGCGCCGACATCGCGGGCCGGCTCGCCGTCGGGAATCGTGACGCCGCCGAGCGCGCGCTGACGCAGCTCCTCGCGCGCGTCGGCGGCCGCGAGCTCGGGCGCCGGGCCGCGCCCGGCGGCGCAGTCGTCGATCTCGCGCTCCCGCGTGCGGCGTTTCCGGATTTCGTGCGCGGCCTCGAGGCGATCGGGCGCTGGCAGCCGGGCGAGGTGCCGGCGGAGCTCCCCTCCGAGGTCCGCGTCGAGGTGAGGATCGGCGACTGA
- a CDS encoding DUF4139 domain-containing protein, with the protein MLKRLIVLAALVGLAATDAGAVATPTRITRADQRDVMVTIYNGNLGLVKDVREARFPEGLAEVQFADVAALIDPTTVHLKSLTEPAGLRILEQNYEYDLLTSQKLMEKYVGRKVRLYQGDGTFHEATLLSTNGPIFEINGQIHMGQYGRLVLPTIPENLVARPTLVWLLQNRRAAPHRVEASYLTGGITWKADYVLVLNAGDTASDLTGWVTIDNKSGATYANAALKLVAGDVNRAEDPRRRLKALEAAAGAPRADARHEFKEEGFFEYHLYTLDGRTTLKDNQTKQLALLTAGDVPVDKRLIYYGAQDYYRTSYGVPVSNQKVGVYLDVKNSKENRLGVPLPRGRVRVYKADAAGSQQFVGEDWIDHTPKDERLRIKMGEAFDLVGERTQRDWKKLSSGVYEVEWEIALRNHKAADQTVWVIEPIPGDWQVLSATHPGEKLEAHTLRFQVPVPKEGAAKLTYRVRLRF; encoded by the coding sequence ATGCTCAAGCGACTCATCGTGCTCGCCGCCCTCGTGGGTCTGGCCGCCACCGACGCCGGCGCCGTGGCGACGCCGACGCGCATCACGCGCGCCGACCAGCGCGACGTGATGGTGACCATCTACAACGGCAACCTCGGCCTCGTGAAGGACGTACGCGAGGCGCGCTTCCCCGAGGGCCTGGCGGAGGTGCAGTTCGCCGACGTGGCCGCGCTGATCGACCCGACGACCGTGCATCTCAAGTCCCTCACCGAGCCCGCTGGGCTCCGCATCCTCGAGCAGAACTACGAGTACGACCTGCTCACGAGCCAGAAGCTCATGGAAAAGTACGTCGGCCGGAAGGTGCGCCTCTATCAGGGCGACGGCACCTTCCACGAGGCGACGCTCCTCTCGACCAACGGCCCGATCTTCGAGATCAACGGCCAGATCCACATGGGCCAGTACGGCCGGCTCGTCCTCCCCACGATCCCCGAGAACCTCGTCGCGCGGCCGACGCTCGTCTGGCTCCTCCAAAACCGACGCGCGGCGCCCCACCGCGTCGAGGCCTCGTACCTCACGGGCGGGATCACGTGGAAGGCCGACTACGTCCTCGTGCTGAACGCCGGGGACACGGCGAGCGACCTCACCGGCTGGGTGACGATCGACAACAAGAGCGGCGCCACCTACGCGAACGCGGCGCTGAAGCTCGTCGCCGGCGACGTGAACCGCGCGGAGGACCCGCGGCGGCGGCTCAAGGCACTCGAGGCGGCGGCGGGCGCGCCGCGGGCCGACGCGCGCCACGAGTTCAAGGAGGAGGGCTTCTTCGAGTACCACCTCTACACGCTCGACGGCCGCACGACGCTCAAGGACAACCAGACGAAGCAGCTCGCCCTGCTCACGGCGGGCGACGTGCCGGTCGACAAGCGCCTCATCTACTACGGCGCGCAGGACTACTACCGGACGTCCTACGGGGTGCCGGTCTCGAACCAGAAGGTCGGCGTGTACCTCGACGTCAAGAACAGCAAGGAGAACCGCCTCGGCGTCCCGCTCCCGCGCGGCCGGGTGCGCGTCTACAAGGCCGACGCGGCGGGCAGTCAGCAATTCGTCGGCGAGGACTGGATCGACCACACGCCGAAGGACGAGCGCCTGCGGATCAAGATGGGCGAGGCCTTCGATCTGGTCGGCGAGCGCACGCAGCGCGACTGGAAGAAGCTCTCCTCGGGCGTGTACGAGGTCGAGTGGGAGATCGCGCTCCGGAACCACAAGGCGGCGGACCAGACGGTCTGGGTGATCGAGCCGATCCCCGGCGACTGGCAGGTTCTCAGCGCGACCCACCCCGGCGAGAAGCTCGAGGCCCACACGCTCCGCTTCCAGGTGCCGGTGCCCAAGGAGGGCGCGGCGAAGCTCACCTACCGGGTGCGGCTCCGCTTCTAG